The genome window cAGCACCCGCTgctcagaggaactctgcctggagacaGGGTACCAGTGGGgctggaaataggccccacagttgcagtGCACCTCCCTGTCCAGCTTCCTCCCGGGCTGATTCAGGGGCATCTTGGTCAGCCCCAGAGAGAGGTTGATGAGGGGGTGTCACAACTTTGTGGGGCTAGGgatgggggtcagggcagggggaagtGCCGTGAGACACTCAACAAGAGGCTCTGGACTGCCATGCACACCAGATGCTGTTCTAGTTTGGCAGCCCTCTTGCTTTGGCGCAAAGGACCACAGGGGGGGCACTTACGCTGGGATTAAAGCGGAGATGTGACTGAGGTGAGTCTCCCTCATCCATTGCCCTTAGAGCTGGCTGTTCAATTCCACTCTCCTGAGATAAGTCAAGCTTGTCAGTTTCACTTGAGCGGCTAGTCAGTTTCGTCCCCCAGTGTGCTAGTGGGGTTAGAGGGCTCTCAGCACCGCCCCGGAGGTTAGCGGGAACCTCTGCTTTGAATGGGACTTCAAATGTTCTTCCCGTTTTCTCTCTCAAAACCCTGATCCCAGCACTGGGGGGAGGCCAGGGCTCTGGCTCACTGGGGAGGCCCGGCAAGCTGCCCTTCAGTGTGGATATGGTGGGGCTAATCGGCTGTGATTCGGAAGGGGTTTTACTGTAACCCCGAGACTGATGAATTCAGCACTTGGGTTCAGAGGCGCTGCAACAGCAATGCGTCCTGCCTGCTGAGGGGGCTTGCAGCTGGGAGACAaagggggtgttggaggggcacCAGTCAGAGCTCTCCAGAGGGTGAGCCTCTACTTGCAAGAACGTGGCCTCCATTCAGATCCCCTAAGCTGCTGGGCTGGCAAAGGGCCCTGGATGGCTTGGATTTGTTTGGTAGGTGGCCAAGTGCCTCTCGGTGCAGAAAGGAAAGGCTGGCCCAATGACTAGAACTCTGGGATAACAGGCCAGGCCAATAGAGGGCGCTGTGAGCTGCTGCAGCACCCTGGGAAAGCCGCTGGGTCCCACTAAAAAGCTGGGGACTTGAGacactgggttcagttcccagcaccACCACAGCCTCCCTGTGTGAGATCGAGCAAACCACTTTGtccaccttgcctcagtttcccctcctgggTACATTGGAGTAACAGCAGTAAAGATGGTGAGGTGCGCAGATGCTACAGTGACTAGGGTTGGGAACATCCGTCTCAGACCACTGCAGACTGGTACTAGGCAGTCCCTTTGTGGCGCAGCAGTGCATGCACTGGGGGAGCTTGCTCTGGCATCCCCTGGGCTGTACCACTTGGTCCCTCTGGTGGACAGGGCACAGGACTGGCTCTTAGgcgacctgggttctattcctagctctgccattggcctgctggggaaccttgggcaagtcactgccctgccctgtgcctcagtttccccatatgtagaGTGGGGAGAACAGGGCTTTGAGCTCTGCATGGGAGAAGTGTAGAGAACATCCAGGTATTCAGGGTGTGACATGGACCCATCTCTATTGACTGCATGAGACAAACACCTGCTGGcttctctctcccttcacccCTCTCtgttctggtttcagaccctctgctCCAGGGACGGAGTACACCAGAGCCCTGACCAGTAACAAACCAGCCACGGCCAAACCTAAGCAGATGGCGCCACCTGGTGGCCAGGCCTCAGCAGTACCACAGCAGCAGAAGAACACGGCCGCCTCCGCAAAGAAAGGTACACGCGCCTCGCGACTAAGCATTGGTGGGCGGCTTAGATCTGACACCAGCAAGCTACGGTGACTCCACCGCGCGGGCAGCCGGGGCGTCTGAGATCCAGTGTCTGCTTGGATCCCTTGGGAAGGGTGCCTGGGGCAAAGGGCGAGGTGTATTCGTAGGCTGTTGCCTGCTTGGGCTGCCGGGCAGCCCCTGACCctgggcaggagtgggggtggcCCTTCCGCCACAGCAAAGGGCAGCGGGCTGCTGCCGCTCGCTCGCCCAGTGGTGGGATGTCCAAGGAATGAtctccaccccccaaccccccccactttGTTGCCCCAGTGCTTCTACTTGCTGCTCAGGGCTCAGCTCCTCTGAGAGTCTCTCCCCAACCCACCATGCTGGGGGGCATGGGGACCCCAGCCAGCATGGAGCCGATCCCAGGGCTCAGCTCCCAGGCCTGGGCATTAGGGATGCAGCTGGAGTGCACTGCACTATGGATGTTCTCTCATTTCCTAAAGTAGCGCGTGAGTTGGAGCAGCCCCGTGGCTGCTCCCAGTGACTCTGTGGGCAGGGCCATCATTAGGACCACCACCAAGGTGGCTTAAAGCCTGCTCTATCCTTGCCCCATGGAGTGAGGAGGTACTTGGGCCACTTTAGTGGGATCCAGTGGCTTTCCCAGGGTGCTGCAGCAGCTCACAGTGCCCTCTATTAGCCTGGTCTGTTACCCCAGAAGGCACTTCCAATTGGCTATAAATCTGCAGCCTGGCACTGAGACCTGGCTTCTTTCTTGTCCCTTACAGACCTCGTCAGAGCTGCCCCCATCTCCAGGGCCCGGCTGGCTGGCTCAAACCCTGCCCTTGACAAGATTGCTGGCCCGGTCAAAACTGCCAAAGCCAAGCTCCCGGTGGAGCCCAAGGCCAAGAGCCACCCAGTCCCTGCTGCTCCCAAGGGCCTGGAGAAGCCAGGGCCCCCGGGGCCGAAGACCTCTCCCAAGGCAGGGGGCAGCCGTCCTGCTACCCCACAGAGAGCAGTGGCCTCCACCCCAAAGAGGCTGATTGCTGGGAGCCCTGGCAAGAAGCCCCCTAAGAAAGAGGCTAGCTACAACCTGGAGCCAGTGCTTGTGCCCAGGAAAAAGCTGCTttccccagggcagggagaggccaAGGAAGCTGCTGCCAATGTCCTTGTGGCCTCTCCTGATGCCCTGCCTGGCATGGAAAGGGCAGCCCCCGAGGGCGGCGTGAGGCCTCTGGATGATCAAGGATTAACGCCAGAGGTGGGCCCGGTCCTGCTCAAGCCGGTCCCTGCAGACAAGGATGCTCCCGAGAGCTATAggctggaggtgctgggagcggagCAAACACCCATCAGCGACCTGGAAGGGGTGGTTGGAGGTGGAGCACCCCAGGAAGGAGGAGGCTCATCTGGCCCAGAGCTGGTGGCAGCTGAGCCTCTGTCCCACCAAGAGAGCTGTCCTGGAGACCAGCAGCTGACTGGTCTCTCCCCACCACGAGGGGTTGGCTCTCCTCCCAGGGAGATGCTGCCCACAGCAGGCACCTGGGGGCCAAAGCCAGCGGGTACAGAGCTCCCTGATGAGATGCTCACGCCCCAGGCAGAGCAGAGCCTGGTGGACACCCCAGCTATGCTTCTAGACCCCTGTAAGACTGGCCTAGCAGCCGAGGGGGAACCATTGCCCTGCCAGGAGGCCCTGATGCCTGCTGAGCACCTGGACTTGTGGTTGGAAGGCAAAGGAAGAGCGGTTCAGGACATGacctgcctggccccagcccagctggaTTCCTCCTGCCCAGCCGGGGCCTCCCAGATGCTGCCCCTCAGTGAAGAGATCCCTCGGGGTAGCACAGAGGGATGGCAATCTCCATCCATGTCACCGAAGCACCCGGCAGAGCCTCTGCGAGGGGGGGAGCGGGAGAAAGACAcgccggcccagccagaggcagagtGGTCAATGCACGAGACGGACTCGCTGCCTCGGGTTGGCCAGGAGGGTCTCTCCCGGAAGAtgcggcagagccaggagccgtggagctgagagaggagcgGAACGGGAGTCTCTCTCTGACCCTGCCAGGGCATGGACAGGAGACCCAGGATGCTCTTCCCCTGGAGAGAGGAACACAGGGTGCTCGCAGGAGCTCTGGAAAGATGGAGGATCTGGATGCTGAAGGAATGACTAGTACAGAGGCAGTGGCTGCTTTCCAGGGGATAGAGGGGCTCAGCAGAGAGCCTGTCTGTGCAGGGCATGAGCCAGGGGaggcggctgctccccccacagaACAGCTCCCTGAGGACAGCAAGGGCTCTGAAGACCAACCCAGCcttgcttctcctcccagcatgTCCCTCTCTGGTGCTGGGGGATCTCTCCCTGCTGAGCTGGCCGGAGTCACCTTGAGAAGTCCTGAGGAAGCTGAGCTGGGATACGCCCACCTAGGTTCTCCTGGAGATGTTGCCAAGGTGGGGTCTGCAGAAGGGGAGCCCTTACTGAAGGGTGGGGCTGATGTGCTGGAGGACCCAGAGCCACATGCCCAACAGGGGTCACCGCTGGGCCCTGAGGTGACCATGCACAAGCCTCACAGCCTGCCCCTGAAGAGCCtggagctgccccaggagccAGCCCAACGCCCCCCGCACCCAGGGCAGCTGTCGTCCAGTAGCGCTGAGTCGGAGGGGCCGTCCAAGAGCCGCTCCTCCAAGTCCAGCACGCTGAGCGGCCCCGACCTGGCCGGCAAGAGCAGCAGTGAGACCAGCACCCCGGAGGAGCTGCGGGATTACGACAGCAGCTCTGGTGTGGAGTCCAAGTCGGACGAGAAGCTAGAACAGACCttcccccgcagccccctggaGGACCTGCCGGGGGAGCAGGACCTGGGGATCCACATGGACAAGGGGGACGATGAGGCAGAGACCCTCCCAGCAGACGAGCTCCTAGGTGACCTGCCCACAGTGTCCTCTGAGGAGGAGGGCGAGCTGGATGGAGACCTCCTGAAGGAGCCTGATTTCCCTGTCATGGGCAAGCCCCTGGTGTGCCGGGCAGCCTCCCCGCCCCGCAAGCCGTCCCTGGAGGAGTCAGAGGAGCTGGGCTCGGGTGATGCTGGCACTGGGACGCCGGCCTCCACCAACTCGGCCACCTCCTTCGATGCTGCCTTCCACCTCCCCTCCACTGATAGCTGCGGGAAGAGCCCCGGCCTCTCCTCCCTGGAGAGCGAAGAGCACTCAACCGAGAACACCAGAGACCAGATCCCCAAGGGCGCCGAGCCGGCCAGCCTCCCCGAGAcagaagagcacagcaaaatCTCCCTCCCCAGGGACTGGGGCTGCCGGCTGGAACGCCCCCTGCAGATGGGCCTGGCGGACGAGGAGGAACCGGCCTCCCAGCCCTATGGCACTGCTCCCCGTGGACCGGCGGCAGGTAACGTATAGAGGAGCCTGCCATGTGTGTCCAAGTGCCATCGCCGCGGTACCTTAAAGCTTAACTCAGTCATGTGCAATAGTGCCCCCTGCTGAAGGgaatc of Natator depressus isolate rNatDep1 chromosome 20, rNatDep2.hap1, whole genome shotgun sequence contains these proteins:
- the PRR36 gene encoding LOW QUALITY PROTEIN: proline-rich protein 36 (The sequence of the model RefSeq protein was modified relative to this genomic sequence to represent the inferred CDS: inserted 1 base in 1 codon), whose translation is MDGKATANGPPPPQTNGTATAGKGAAAAGQPAAKPKPAKNAVRSVPVSGARRPATTHAHPPAAPGGSSKPLSNGVPPRAEASQRKPPAAASAPKAGAAAAKPTPAKAVARKPAGESGAKPPEKAGPGKAGQLKAVRKTPVSTVALVPKSASVKPEKPESANPSRPSAPGTEYTRALTSNKPATAKPKQMAPPGGQASAVPQQQKNTAASAKKDLVRAAPISRARLAGSNPALDKIAGPVKTAKAKLPVEPKAKSHPVPAAPKGLEKPGPPGPKTSPKAGGSRPATPQRAVASTPKRLIAGSPGKKPPKKEASYNLEPVLVPRKKLLSPGQGEAKEAAANVLVASPDALPGMERAAPEGGVRPLDDQGLTPEVGPVLLKPVPADKDAPESYRLEVLGAEQTPISDLEGVVGGGAPQEGGGSSGPELVAAEPLSHQESCPGDQQLTGLSPPRGVGSPPREMLPTAGTWGPKPAGTELPDEMLTPQAEQSLVDTPAMLLDPCKTGLAAEGEPLPCQEALMPAEHLDLWLEGKGRAVQDMTCLAPAQLDSSCPAGASQMLPLSEEIPRGSTEGWQSPSMSPKHPAEPLRGGEREKDTPAQPEAEWSMHETDSLPRVGQEGXLPEDAAEPGAVELREERNGSLSLTLPGHGQETQDALPLERGTQGARRSSGKMEDLDAEGMTSTEAVAAFQGIEGLSREPVCAGHEPGEAAAPPTEQLPEDSKGSEDQPSLASPPSMSLSGAGGSLPAELAGVTLRSPEEAELGYAHLGSPGDVAKVGSAEGEPLLKGGADVLEDPEPHAQQGSPLGPEVTMHKPHSLPLKSLELPQEPAQRPPHPGQLSSSSAESEGPSKSRSSKSSTLSGPDLAGKSSSETSTPEELRDYDSSSGVESKSDEKLEQTFPRSPLEDLPGEQDLGIHMDKGDDEAETLPADELLGDLPTVSSEEEGELDGDLLKEPDFPVMGKPLVCRAASPPRKPSLEESEELGSGDAGTGTPASTNSATSFDAAFHLPSTDSCGKSPGLSSLESEEHSTENTRDQIPKGAEPASLPETEEHSKISLPRDWGCRLERPLQMGLADEEEPASQPYGTAPRGPAAGESGAGLGPFSWGPCPPEILSTIYEVEGGAETPGQVPEEEEEDGSCQLLPAAPRDKAPLHLGSLQATVMQQLISRTLLFSTTGEMPVGGRGAPVMSEVELGKWTDLLSPLDESRASITSVTSFSPEDVSSPQGDWTVVEVETFH